The DNA segment GCGGGGACCCACTCCCCGTTGGCTCTGCTTTCTCAGCCGACCCTGAAGCGCGCTCGCGCATCGAGCAGCTCGCGATGAACGCCGTCCGTTTGGCCGAAGAAGCGCGGGGCAACCGCATCGTAGATGTCTCCGCCCAGAAATGTGGTTGGGACATCACTGCTTACGCACCTGCCATGGAAGGCAGGTTGCCCGAGGCCCGTCACATCGAAGTGAAAGGCCGCGTCAAAGGCGCAACCATCGTCACGGTGACAAAGAACGAGATTTTTGAAAGCTGGAACCAGGGCATCAAATACCACCTTGCGATCGTGCTGGTTGGTGAGGACGACTCCATCGACGGTCCTCATTACGTGACTCATCCATTCAAGGAAGAACCCGGCTGGGGCGTATCATCCGTCAACTACGACCTCAAAGCGTTGCTCGCACGCGCCCAAGGAATTTAAGGCATGTCCGACCACCCCATCAAATCACCCCGCAAGCTCATCGAAGTCGCGCTGCCACTAGACGCAATCAACGAGGCCTGCGCTTACGAGAAGATGCCGGGCATTGGTGCGCATCCTCGCGGCATTCATCTTTGGTGGGCACGGCGACCGCTGGCGGCGGCAAGGGCCATACTATTTGCGCAGCTCGTCAACGATCCCGGCTCAAACATTGGCAGAGGTTTCAAATACGGGATGAACAGGAAGGAAGCCGCCATCGAGCGGAAGCGGCTGTTCAAAATTATCGAAGACCTCGTGCTGTGGGAGAACAGCACCAACGAAGAAGTGCTGGAGCGGGCCCGCGCCGAGATTCGCCGCTCGTGGCGGGAGGTGTGCGAGCTGAACAAGGACCACCCGCAGGCCGCCGAGCTGTTCAATCCCGACAAGCTACCCGCCCTGCACGATCCCTTTGCCGGTGGCGGGGCCATCCCGCTGGAGGCGCAGCGGCTGGGGCTTGAAGCTTACGCCAGTGACCTCAACCCCGTGGCCGTGCTCATCAACAAGGCCATGATCGAGATCCCGCCAAAGTTCGCTGGCCTGCCGCCAGTCAGCATCCTGCAAAGCCGCCAAGGGGCGAAGAAGAAGGAACTGGATTTGGAACGGGAATGGCCCGGTGCCACCGGTCTGGCGGAAGACGTGCGCTACTACGGCGCTTGGATGCGGGAGGAAGCGCAGAGGCGCATCGGCCACCTCTATCCGCCGGTGGAAATCACGGCGGAAATGACGAAAGACCGCCCCGACCTCACGCTGCTTGTCGGACAAAAACTCAATGTTATAGCCTGGCTTTGGGCGCGAACGGTTAAAAGCCCAAACCCGGCCTTCTCCCATGTTAATGTGCCGCTCGTCTCTACCTTTATTCTTGCCAGTAAGGATGGCAAAGAGGCTTACGTAAATCCCATCGTCGAAGACGACCAATACCGCTTCACTGTACAGCTCGGCACTCCTCCGGCTGAAGCGGCGAACGGCACCAAGCTTGCAAAAGCAAACTTCGGCTGCCTTCTGTCAGGAGCACCTATCAACACGAAATACATCAGAGCCGAAGCATGTGCGGGCAGA comes from the Verrucomicrobiales bacterium genome and includes:
- a CDS encoding DUF1156 domain-containing protein; its protein translation is MSDHPIKSPRKLIEVALPLDAINEACAYEKMPGIGAHPRGIHLWWARRPLAAARAILFAQLVNDPGSNIGRGFKYGMNRKEAAIERKRLFKIIEDLVLWENSTNEEVLERARAEIRRSWREVCELNKDHPQAAELFNPDKLPALHDPFAGGGAIPLEAQRLGLEAYASDLNPVAVLINKAMIEIPPKFAGLPPVSILQSRQGAKKKELDLEREWPGATGLAEDVRYYGAWMREEAQRRIGHLYPPVEITAEMTKDRPDLTLLVGQKLNVIAWLWARTVKSPNPAFSHVNVPLVSTFILASKDGKEAYVNPIVEDDQYRFTVQLGTPPAEAANGTKLAKANFGCLLSGAPINTKYIRAEACAGR